In Alkalihalobacterium alkalinitrilicum, a genomic segment contains:
- a CDS encoding YtrH family sporulation protein: MDRNFAATLVVDFFVAFGVIIGGAIIGGISAFLIGEPPLQKISELAASLKIWAIVAAIGGTFDAFTSLERGLFQGTHDDIFKTLLMIFSALCGAQAGTTIIQWLTQE, from the coding sequence ATGGACCGAAATTTTGCTGCTACTCTCGTTGTAGACTTCTTCGTTGCTTTTGGTGTAATCATAGGTGGTGCTATTATTGGTGGTATTAGTGCATTTTTAATCGGGGAACCCCCATTGCAAAAGATAAGTGAATTAGCAGCAAGTTTAAAGATATGGGCGATTGTCGCAGCCATAGGTGGTACATTTGATGCGTTTACGAGCTTAGAACGTGGTCTATTTCAAGGAACACATGATGATATTTTCAAAACGCTTTTAATGATTTTTTCTGCCCTATGTGGCGCTCAAGCCGGGACAACGATTATTCAATGGCTAACCCAGGAGTAG